The proteins below are encoded in one region of Danio rerio strain Tuebingen ecotype United States chromosome 12, GRCz12tu, whole genome shotgun sequence:
- the zgc:92313 gene encoding uncharacterized protein LOC436869 precursor (The RefSeq protein has 2 substitutions compared to this genomic sequence) — MGRLTSCSWIVLVVLNGLWVGEAQECGRPPMINRIVGGSSAADGAWPWQVDIQGEKSKHVCGGTIISENWVLSAAHCFPNPNDISGYLIYAGRQQLNGWNPDETSHRISRVVVPLGYTDPQLGQDIALVELATPFVYTERIQPVCLPYANVEFTSDMRCMITGWGDIREGVALQGVGPLQEVQVPIIDSQICQDMFLTNPTENIDIRPDMMCAGFQQGGKDSCQGDSGGPLACQISDGSWVQAGIVSFGLGCAEANRPGVYAKVSSFTNFIQTHVGGIQLKSSSNHNWADRVLVLIRTLTLLVLVQLLR, encoded by the exons ATGGGGCGGCTCACCTCATGTAGTTGGATTGTCCTCGTCGTATTGAATG GCTTATGGGTGGGCGAGGCTCAAG AATGTGGTCGACCACCGATGATAAACAGGATTGTTGGAGGTTCGTCAGCAGCTGAGGGTGCTTGGCCGTGGCAGGTGGATATTCAG GGTGAGAAATCAAAACATGTTTGTGGAGGAACCATCATCTCAGAGAACTGGGTCTTGTCTGCTGCACATTGCTTTCCCAA CCCGAATGATATCTCAGGCTACCTCATCTACGCGGGCCGGCAGCAGCTGAATGGCTGGAACCCGGATGAGACCAGCCATCGTATCAGTCGAGTGGTGGTTCCTCTGGGTTACACAGACCCTCAGCTGGGTCAGGACATTGCTCTGGTGGAGCTGGCCACTCCTTTTGTGTACACTGAGCGCATTCAGCCTGTCTGCCTGCCATATGCCAATGTGGAGTTCACTAGCGACATGAGATGTATGATCACTGGATGGGGAGACATCAGAGAAGGAG TTGCTCTGCAGGGTGTCGGGCCGCTGCAGGAGGTCCAGGTGCCCATCATCGACTCTCAGATTTGTCAGGATATGTTTTTGACAAACCCCACAGAGAACATTGACATCCGGCTGGACATGATGTGTGCAGGTTTCCAGCAGGGGGGCAAAGACTCCTGCCAG GGTGATTCTGGTGGGCCTCTGGCTTGTCAGATCAGTGATGGGAGTTGGGTTCAGGCTGGAATTGTGAGCTTCGGTCTCGGATGTGCTGAAGCAAACCGACCTGGAGTTTACGCCAAAGTGTCGAGTTTCACCAATTTCATCCAGACCCATGTTGGAGGAATCCAGCTGAAGAGCTCATCCAATCACAACTGGGCCGACCGCGTCCTGGTGCTCATCCGGACTCTGACTCTACTAGTGCTGGTACAGCTGCTCAGATGA